In the genome of Halapricum salinum, one region contains:
- a CDS encoding PhoU domain-containing protein translates to METRKVQRLGPSTLAMTLPAEWTSNQGVEKGDEVSLRIGDKGTLTVLPESVQSEESEAIIHAAGLDADSLERAIVAQYVLGRRIIHVDAGDGATLASEHINAVYNAETQLMGLGVIEETPERIAIRCSVDPEDFTLDNLIERLESTGSTMRNEAIKALAHGNPDLAQRALNRERQANKIFVLMLRLIFTSYQNPNLARAVGLDDGFPLIGYRSIAKNLELTADNAEDIAEIALEAEDHSLKVDSSTMQRIREFTDQVNELTEQAAHAAVQRDYNDAIEVRQRYSEVENRVREILDDLPEMANTDLLEVREVLVSLQQTAEYAVRNAEIATNLALNEESEHTTIQTPASE, encoded by the coding sequence ATGGAAACCAGGAAAGTGCAGCGGCTGGGGCCATCGACGCTGGCGATGACCCTGCCGGCGGAGTGGACCTCCAACCAGGGCGTCGAGAAGGGCGACGAGGTGTCGCTGCGGATCGGCGACAAGGGAACGCTGACCGTCCTCCCCGAATCAGTGCAGTCCGAAGAGTCCGAAGCGATCATCCACGCGGCGGGGCTGGACGCCGACAGTCTCGAACGCGCGATCGTCGCCCAGTACGTCCTCGGGCGGCGGATCATCCACGTCGATGCCGGCGACGGCGCGACGCTGGCGAGCGAGCACATCAACGCCGTCTACAACGCCGAGACCCAGCTCATGGGCCTGGGCGTGATCGAGGAGACGCCCGAGCGGATCGCCATCCGCTGTTCGGTCGACCCCGAGGACTTCACGCTGGACAACCTCATCGAGCGGCTGGAATCGACCGGCTCGACCATGCGAAACGAGGCGATCAAGGCGCTGGCTCACGGCAACCCGGATCTCGCTCAGCGAGCGCTCAACCGGGAACGACAGGCCAACAAGATCTTCGTGCTCATGCTTCGGTTGATCTTCACCTCCTACCAGAATCCGAATCTCGCCCGGGCGGTCGGGCTGGATGACGGCTTCCCGCTGATCGGGTATCGCTCGATCGCGAAGAACCTCGAACTGACGGCGGACAACGCCGAGGACATCGCCGAGATCGCGCTGGAAGCCGAGGACCACTCGCTGAAGGTCGACTCCTCGACGATGCAGCGGATCCGCGAGTTCACCGATCAGGTCAACGAACTCACCGAGCAGGCCGCCCACGCGGCCGTCCAGCGCGACTACAACGACGCGATCGAGGTCCGCCAGCGCTACTCGGAAGTCGAGAATCGCGTTCGTGAGATCCTCGACGACCTCCCGGAGATGGCGAACACGGACTTGCTCGAAGTCCGGGAAGTGCTCGTGAGCCTCCAGCAGACCGCCGAGTACGCCGTCCGGAACGCCGAGATTGCGACGAACCTCGCGCTGAACGAGGAGAGCGAGCACACGACGATCCAGACGCCCGCCAGCGAATGA
- a CDS encoding competence/damage-inducible protein A translates to MRVALVTVGDELLAGDTVNTNAAWLARQLTDRGVTVERVTAVPDRVSDIAAVVNEYHAEYDAVLVTGGIGPTHDDVTMDGVAAAVGQELAQSEPALEYIESHRGYARADLTAGTANIPAGGEFIPNPVGVAPGCHVENIYVLPGVPEEMRGMFGEIEAQFSGTIQHTRTVAAAEPESALLDRIEQLRERFDVTVGVYPGEHVRVKVSGPAEEAVTTAAQWLEQRVEPPEQSTDVDDQSR, encoded by the coding sequence ATGCGCGTCGCGCTGGTGACCGTCGGCGACGAACTGCTGGCCGGCGACACCGTCAACACCAACGCCGCCTGGCTGGCCCGTCAGTTGACCGACCGCGGGGTCACCGTCGAGCGAGTCACGGCCGTTCCCGACCGCGTCAGCGACATCGCCGCCGTGGTCAACGAGTATCACGCCGAATACGACGCCGTGCTCGTCACCGGCGGGATCGGGCCGACCCACGACGACGTGACCATGGACGGCGTCGCCGCCGCGGTCGGGCAGGAGCTCGCCCAGAGCGAGCCAGCCCTGGAATACATCGAGTCCCACCGCGGGTACGCTCGGGCGGATCTGACAGCGGGCACGGCGAACATTCCCGCTGGCGGGGAGTTCATTCCCAACCCTGTGGGAGTCGCGCCTGGCTGTCACGTCGAGAATATCTACGTCCTGCCGGGCGTCCCCGAGGAGATGCGGGGGATGTTCGGCGAGATCGAGGCACAGTTCAGCGGGACGATCCAGCACACCCGAACCGTCGCCGCCGCCGAACCGGAGAGCGCCCTGCTTGATCGGATCGAACAGCTCCGCGAGCGCTTCGACGTCACCGTCGGCGTCTACCCGGGCGAGCACGTCCGTGTGAAAGTGTCGGGGCCTGCAGAAGAGGCGGTCACGACCGCTGCGCAGTGGCTCGAACAGCGGGTCGAACCACCAGAGCAGTCGACGGATGTCGACGATCAGTCCCGGTAG
- the tfe gene encoding transcription factor E, which produces MAFEDLLEDPVIQKYLHELVGPKGMPVAAAPPDGEVTDEELAEELGLELNDVRRALFILYENDLASYRRLRDEDSGWLTYLWTFEYENIPEQLEEEMYRLLDALEQRQDYEYNHEFYLCENCGIRFEFGEAMDFGFECPDCGSQLEAMENTMLVDAMEDRIEALRDELNVENDIEA; this is translated from the coding sequence ATGGCTTTTGAGGATCTCCTGGAGGACCCCGTCATACAGAAGTACCTCCACGAACTCGTCGGACCGAAAGGGATGCCCGTCGCCGCCGCGCCGCCGGACGGCGAAGTGACGGACGAAGAACTCGCCGAAGAACTCGGCCTCGAACTCAACGACGTGCGGCGTGCGTTGTTCATCCTCTACGAGAACGACCTGGCGAGCTATCGCCGGCTGCGCGACGAGGATTCGGGCTGGCTGACCTATCTCTGGACCTTCGAGTACGAGAACATCCCCGAGCAACTCGAAGAGGAGATGTATCGCCTGCTGGACGCGCTCGAACAGCGCCAGGACTACGAGTACAATCACGAGTTCTACCTCTGTGAGAACTGCGGGATCCGCTTCGAGTTCGGCGAGGCCATGGACTTCGGCTTCGAGTGTCCGGACTGTGGCTCCCAGCTGGAGGCCATGGAGAACACGATGCTCGTCGACGCGATGGAAGACCGAATCGAAGCACTGCGCGACGAACTCAACGTGGAAAACGACATCGAGGCCTGA
- a CDS encoding ATP-NAD kinase family protein: MRRIGVVVNPIAGMGGRVGLKGTDGNVQQARERGAEPRATDRAREALEAMAATDADVEIVTYAGVMGEAVAREAGFDPEIVGEAAAGRDADIVETTADDTRAAVQSFLDRGVDLVLFVGGDGTAVDVAEALEGAEAPIFGVPAGVKVYSSVFGVTPRAAGRIAATFDAVEEGEVNDIDEDAYREGTVRSELRAVVNVPRAEERQASKQLAAGTVEAVAEGFADEIRADVTYVFGPGSTVGAIERELDFEGSPLGVDVWRDGELLVTDGSEQEILDALGEENVIVVSPIGGQGFVFGRGNQQLSPDVIRRCEIEVVASRRKVDQLGVLRVDTGDAELDGQLRGWQRVRVGRFERRLMEVV, encoded by the coding sequence ATGCGCAGAATCGGCGTCGTCGTCAACCCAATCGCCGGCATGGGTGGCCGGGTAGGGCTGAAAGGGACCGACGGAAACGTCCAGCAGGCGCGCGAGCGCGGTGCCGAGCCACGGGCGACCGACCGCGCCCGCGAGGCTCTGGAAGCGATGGCCGCGACCGACGCCGATGTCGAGATCGTGACCTACGCCGGCGTCATGGGCGAGGCCGTCGCCCGCGAAGCGGGATTCGACCCCGAGATCGTGGGCGAGGCCGCCGCCGGCCGCGACGCCGACATCGTGGAAACCACGGCCGACGACACTCGCGCGGCAGTTCAGTCGTTTCTCGATCGCGGGGTCGATCTCGTGCTGTTCGTCGGCGGCGACGGGACGGCCGTCGACGTCGCCGAGGCACTGGAGGGTGCGGAGGCCCCGATCTTCGGCGTTCCCGCGGGCGTCAAGGTCTACTCGTCGGTATTCGGGGTGACACCGCGAGCAGCCGGCCGGATCGCCGCGACCTTCGACGCCGTCGAGGAGGGCGAGGTCAACGACATCGACGAGGACGCCTATCGCGAGGGGACGGTCCGTTCGGAGTTGCGCGCGGTCGTGAACGTTCCCCGGGCCGAGGAGCGCCAGGCGAGCAAGCAACTGGCCGCCGGCACAGTGGAAGCCGTCGCCGAGGGCTTCGCCGACGAGATTCGAGCAGATGTGACCTACGTGTTCGGCCCCGGCAGCACCGTGGGTGCAATCGAACGCGAACTCGACTTCGAGGGGTCGCCGCTGGGCGTCGACGTCTGGCGCGACGGCGAACTCCTGGTCACAGACGGGAGCGAGCAAGAGATTCTGGACGCGCTGGGCGAGGAGAACGTGATCGTCGTCTCGCCGATCGGCGGCCAGGGGTTCGTCTTCGGCCGCGGCAACCAGCAGCTCTCGCCGGACGTGATCCGCCGCTGTGAGATCGAGGTCGTCGCCTCACGCCGGAAGGTCGACCAGCTCGGCGTCCTCCGGGTCGATACCGGCGACGCCGAACTCGACGGGCAGTTACGCGGGTGGCAGCGGGTTCGCGTCGGTCGGTTCGAACGGCGACTCATGGAAGTCGTGTAA
- a CDS encoding DUF7123 family protein, with protein sequence MGEFSEEERRILEYVRERAAGGEAYLRAKQIAEGIGLSAKQVGVRLPRLAEKSEDVDIEKWGRARSTTWRVTRA encoded by the coding sequence ATGGGCGAATTCAGCGAGGAGGAACGGCGCATTCTGGAGTACGTCCGCGAACGCGCTGCCGGTGGCGAGGCCTACCTCCGCGCCAAGCAGATCGCCGAGGGGATCGGCCTCTCGGCCAAACAGGTCGGCGTCCGCCTGCCCCGACTCGCGGAGAAGTCCGAGGATGTCGACATCGAGAAGTGGGGCCGCGCCCGGTCGACGACCTGGCGGGTCACCCGCGCGTGA
- a CDS encoding glucodextranase DOMON-like domain-containing protein, with protein MKRRQYLTSVAAISAISTVGAVPASAQESQTISDPEGDDYGPGTYTYPTTDQLPVGCFDVTGVDIVSTDSAWEFTFQMGTVPNSFGSSSGFSVQAFQLYFHDPNAPDDAPATTEAREGAVSTFEEPYHYRRHVTGFGEAFEDAEGNSVGGDVSSSGNTSENTVTVPVPKGPFETDDVSELKVAILVFSQDGSGGVGGIRQNLAAEASDWTIGGVNEDAIDSAPRVMDLVAPDSVLDQQEALSYSAGSPPVIPLVPVANLVSGEAPSSGSPPTAAATADPGSVYGGEEVTLDASDATDPDGQTLSFQWTQTSGPEVSLSNASSAQATFTAPEVDAETTMEFEVEVSDPDGNAATASASVTVQFNAAPTADAGESVTASPGDSVTLDGSGSSDPEGGSLTYEWSQTGGPDVELSDSTAASPSFTAPDLDSTSTLTFELTVEDGQGKTATATVEVTVEVETTTTTMPTEEPTTDEPTTDEPTTESGDGDGGSDDTGSGFGPGFGVVSAAVGTAGGAAYAAKRVLGDEPAPEDE; from the coding sequence ATGAAACGGCGACAGTACCTCACCAGCGTGGCAGCGATCAGTGCGATTTCGACCGTCGGCGCGGTGCCGGCGAGCGCCCAGGAGTCACAGACGATCTCTGACCCGGAGGGCGACGACTACGGCCCTGGGACGTACACCTATCCGACGACAGACCAGCTTCCAGTGGGGTGTTTCGACGTGACGGGAGTCGACATCGTGAGCACGGACAGCGCGTGGGAGTTTACCTTCCAGATGGGGACCGTGCCCAACTCCTTCGGATCGAGCAGTGGATTCAGCGTGCAGGCGTTCCAGTTGTACTTCCACGACCCGAACGCGCCCGACGACGCGCCAGCGACGACCGAAGCCCGAGAAGGGGCCGTATCGACGTTCGAAGAGCCCTACCACTACCGCCGGCACGTCACTGGATTCGGCGAGGCATTCGAAGACGCCGAAGGCAACAGCGTCGGCGGGGACGTCTCCTCCTCGGGCAACACGAGCGAGAACACTGTCACCGTCCCCGTCCCAAAAGGTCCCTTCGAGACCGACGATGTCTCCGAGCTCAAAGTCGCCATCCTCGTGTTCAGCCAGGATGGGTCCGGAGGAGTTGGTGGGATCAGACAGAACCTAGCTGCGGAAGCCAGCGACTGGACGATCGGCGGGGTCAACGAAGACGCAATCGACAGTGCTCCCAGAGTGATGGATCTCGTCGCGCCCGACAGTGTCCTCGATCAGCAGGAGGCGCTGAGTTACTCCGCCGGCTCGCCGCCGGTCATCCCGCTGGTGCCGGTCGCGAATCTCGTCTCCGGGGAGGCTCCGAGCAGTGGAAGTCCGCCGACGGCGGCTGCGACGGCCGATCCCGGTTCGGTCTACGGTGGCGAAGAAGTCACCCTGGACGCCTCGGACGCGACAGACCCGGACGGCCAGACCCTTTCGTTCCAGTGGACCCAGACCAGCGGCCCGGAGGTCAGCCTCTCGAACGCCAGTTCAGCCCAGGCGACGTTCACCGCGCCAGAAGTCGACGCGGAGACGACCATGGAGTTCGAGGTCGAGGTGAGCGATCCCGACGGAAACGCCGCCACCGCCTCGGCGAGTGTCACCGTCCAGTTCAACGCGGCACCGACCGCCGACGCCGGCGAGAGCGTGACCGCCAGTCCCGGCGACTCGGTGACGCTCGACGGCAGCGGGTCGAGCGATCCCGAGGGGGGTTCACTGACCTACGAGTGGTCCCAGACCGGCGGCCCCGACGTCGAACTCAGTGATTCGACCGCTGCGAGTCCGTCGTTCACAGCGCCGGACCTCGACAGCACGTCGACGCTGACCTTCGAACTCACGGTCGAAGACGGGCAGGGCAAGACCGCGACTGCGACCGTCGAGGTGACCGTCGAAGTCGAGACGACGACCACGACGATGCCGACAGAAGAGCCAACCACCGACGAGCCAACGACTGACGAGCCGACTACCGAAAGCGGAGACGGCGACGGCGGTTCGGACGACACTGGAAGCGGGTTCGGGCCCGGATTCGGCGTCGTCTCGGCAGCAGTCGGGACCGCTGGCGGGGCGGCCTACGCGGCGAAGCGAGTGCTCGGAGACGAGCCAGCCCCCGAGGACGAATAG
- a CDS encoding DUF5803 family protein produces the protein MNRRYLVLFGLGALVVLTGCLGGSGPSDEQLNENATYDWDTSANATIYLSGNSYASVYRLDNRSGLSIYQRDTFNNRESISIRAVQFRYPNGTVVNATAFEVDSNDERVRLTPPNRTGQVAFTVEQSGKNFRTPTFVGGSYEVVLPPNTDVGIPILSHVVPGGYEREVIDGQVHLTWDEVDGDTLVVEYYLDRDLLIFGGIFGILLIVAIGGSVYYWRQIRDLEKRREEVGLDVEDEDDDPRDQGPPPGMK, from the coding sequence ATGAACCGTCGGTATCTCGTCCTGTTCGGACTCGGCGCGCTGGTCGTGCTCACGGGCTGTCTCGGCGGGAGCGGGCCGTCCGACGAGCAGTTGAACGAGAACGCGACCTACGACTGGGACACGAGCGCCAACGCGACCATCTACCTCTCGGGCAACTCCTACGCGTCTGTCTATCGACTGGACAACCGGTCTGGGCTCTCGATCTACCAGCGAGACACCTTCAACAACCGCGAGTCGATCTCGATCCGGGCGGTACAGTTCCGCTATCCCAACGGGACAGTCGTCAACGCGACGGCGTTCGAGGTCGATAGCAACGACGAGCGCGTCCGCCTGACCCCGCCGAATCGGACCGGGCAGGTCGCGTTCACCGTCGAGCAGTCGGGCAAGAACTTCCGGACACCGACGTTCGTCGGCGGCAGTTACGAAGTCGTCCTCCCGCCGAACACCGACGTCGGCATTCCGATCCTCTCACACGTCGTTCCCGGGGGCTACGAACGTGAAGTGATCGACGGACAGGTCCACCTGACCTGGGACGAGGTCGACGGTGACACGCTCGTCGTCGAGTACTACCTCGACCGGGATCTACTCATCTTCGGGGGGATCTTCGGTATCCTGCTGATCGTGGCGATCGGTGGGAGTGTCTACTACTGGCGACAGATCCGCGACCTGGAGAAACGCCGCGAGGAGGTCGGACTCGACGTCGAAGACGAAGACGACGATCCACGAGATCAGGGCCCACCGCCGGGAATGAAATGA
- a CDS encoding DUF2110 family protein: protein MVVLATKCYVAGDARERTMDSLRSQVQNLLGDLDVTYDVGVRDDDFPTVPVEGPDETIARNLLREEFGEITPHLTAGEVHVGTLERWDDDGFYLDAGQTVQIPSAEIGLGPGSPEQIRTRFGLVQHLPLRFVPQEDGPARLADEERDRLFEWTRGTGRVNVNSATRAEVRATVNRAGHAQDIVTVERLGLLEQSIVCKEGTDPPGLLSSIGSYLSAELLAVVP from the coding sequence ATGGTCGTCCTCGCTACCAAGTGTTACGTCGCCGGCGACGCCCGCGAGCGGACGATGGACTCGCTGCGCTCGCAAGTCCAGAACCTGCTGGGCGATCTGGACGTGACCTACGACGTCGGCGTTCGTGACGACGATTTTCCGACGGTGCCGGTCGAAGGCCCCGACGAGACGATCGCTCGAAATCTCCTGCGCGAGGAGTTCGGCGAGATTACGCCCCACCTCACGGCCGGGGAGGTCCACGTCGGAACCCTCGAACGCTGGGACGACGACGGCTTCTACCTGGACGCTGGTCAAACCGTGCAGATTCCGAGCGCGGAGATCGGCCTCGGTCCGGGGTCACCCGAGCAGATCCGAACCCGGTTCGGCCTCGTCCAGCACCTGCCGCTGCGGTTCGTCCCTCAGGAAGACGGCCCGGCGCGACTCGCGGACGAAGAGCGTGACCGGCTGTTCGAGTGGACCCGTGGGACGGGGCGCGTCAACGTCAACAGTGCGACGCGGGCGGAGGTTCGAGCGACGGTCAACCGGGCCGGCCACGCCCAGGACATCGTCACCGTCGAGCGACTCGGCCTGCTCGAACAGAGTATCGTCTGCAAGGAAGGGACCGATCCGCCGGGGCTGCTGTCCTCGATCGGCTCGTATCTCTCGGCGGAGTTGCTCGCAGTCGTTCCATGA
- a CDS encoding DUF7525 family protein, which yields MTETATGSDLGIGLAMAFGALGLVGAAVMYLAAETQEIAAGGFALAVIAGGLAVAALHVYGG from the coding sequence ATGACCGAAACGGCGACGGGCTCAGACCTCGGAATCGGCCTCGCGATGGCCTTTGGCGCACTCGGGCTAGTCGGTGCGGCCGTAATGTATCTCGCAGCCGAAACACAGGAGATTGCGGCCGGCGGGTTCGCGCTGGCCGTCATCGCTGGTGGTCTGGCGGTCGCAGCGCTGCACGTCTACGGCGGGTAG